The Azospirillaceae bacterium genome includes a window with the following:
- a CDS encoding ABC transporter substrate-binding protein, producing the protein MLTRRTLVTAALSLAIAGGMAVPASAAPNPEAASKFINTLAADALRLVEEDRLKSQANVGKFRDLFRANFDVPYISRFVLGRFWGTATAEQQQEYQRLFEDWVVSIYAERFNQYSGETLKVVGARAEGERDTLVNSQIVRPNAQVINLEWRVREAGSQLKIIDVSVENASMSRTQRQDFESIILRNGGRIEPLLDELRRRIQTAATPR; encoded by the coding sequence ATGCTTACCCGCCGCACCCTTGTGACCGCAGCCTTGTCGCTGGCGATAGCCGGCGGCATGGCCGTCCCCGCTTCCGCCGCCCCGAACCCGGAGGCGGCCTCGAAGTTCATCAACACCCTCGCGGCTGACGCCCTGCGTTTAGTTGAAGAGGACCGGCTGAAGAGCCAAGCGAACGTCGGGAAGTTCCGCGACCTGTTCCGGGCGAACTTCGACGTCCCGTACATCTCCCGCTTTGTTCTGGGCCGCTTCTGGGGCACCGCGACGGCCGAACAGCAGCAGGAATACCAGCGCCTGTTCGAGGATTGGGTTGTTTCGATCTACGCCGAGCGGTTCAACCAGTATTCGGGCGAGACCTTGAAAGTGGTCGGCGCCCGGGCCGAGGGTGAACGCGATACGCTGGTGAACAGCCAGATCGTCCGGCCGAACGCCCAGGTCATCAACCTGGAATGGCGCGTACGCGAGGCCGGCAGCCAGTTGAAGATCATCGACGTGTCCGTCGAGAACGCCAGCATGAGCCGGACCCAGCGGCAGGATTTCGAGTCCATCATCCTGCGCAATGGCGGCCGGATCGAGCCGCTGCTGGACGAGTTGCGCCGCCGCATCCAGACGGCGGCGACCCCGCGCTGA